A section of the Pseudomonas prosekii genome encodes:
- the pdxR gene encoding MocR-like pyridoxine biosynthesis transcription factor PdxR — MTSEPLSLSFNPAGIELDPRQGLSRQLYQALRARVLDGRLASGTRLPATRDLAAALSISRNSVVRAYDQLYAEGFIEGRVGDGTYVAQLPQTALPAKKLSTKLSTGLSTGLPTALSTNWLDLPVIPSSKVIHNVALQRVENNHLALPPSGPPKAFRVGVPAFDLFPFEVWAKLNAAFWRKPDLQQLCYGDPAGDERLRGMIAAYLRSSRGMQCTAEQIVITSGAQQAISLCAQLLVEPGDGVAIENPGYRAAGHAFAVAGGRLHGVAVDGEGINCAELEGLSDCRLAYVTPSHQYPTGVIMSLARRLELLAWAERTQGWIVEDDYDGEYRYSGAPLAPLAALDRQGRVLYVGTFGKVAFPALRLGYLVLPPALVDAFSRRRAVDVRHSEVSTQAVMAEFIAAGHFQRHIRRMRRAALSRRNALLAGWPKDIPGVGSLPNVAAGLHLTVSVESVARERELVAQAAAVGVEINPLSSYWLADSTLPADQRAGLVLGFAAVPEADIHSALMRLRVAWGCD; from the coding sequence ATGACCAGCGAACCGTTGTCCTTGTCCTTCAACCCGGCCGGCATCGAACTTGATCCGCGCCAAGGGCTGAGCCGACAGCTCTATCAAGCCTTGCGCGCGCGGGTGCTCGATGGCCGACTGGCCAGCGGCACGCGTTTGCCGGCCACTCGTGATCTGGCGGCAGCGTTGTCGATTTCGCGCAACAGCGTGGTCCGCGCCTACGATCAGTTGTACGCCGAAGGGTTTATCGAAGGCCGGGTCGGCGACGGCACTTATGTCGCGCAATTACCGCAAACCGCGTTACCGGCAAAAAAACTATCCACAAAACTGTCCACAGGCTTATCAACAGGCTTACCCACAGCCTTATCCACAAATTGGCTGGATTTACCTGTGATTCCATCCAGTAAAGTTATCCACAATGTGGCTTTGCAGCGGGTTGAAAACAACCATTTGGCCCTGCCGCCCAGTGGTCCGCCGAAGGCTTTTAGAGTCGGTGTGCCGGCCTTCGATCTGTTCCCGTTCGAGGTGTGGGCCAAGCTCAACGCGGCTTTCTGGCGCAAACCGGATTTACAGCAGTTGTGTTATGGCGACCCGGCGGGCGATGAGCGATTGCGCGGAATGATCGCGGCGTATTTGCGCAGTTCGCGCGGCATGCAGTGCACGGCTGAACAAATTGTGATCACCAGTGGCGCGCAGCAGGCGATTAGCCTTTGTGCACAGCTGCTGGTGGAGCCCGGCGATGGTGTGGCGATCGAGAATCCGGGCTACCGCGCGGCGGGTCATGCATTCGCCGTGGCCGGTGGCCGATTGCACGGCGTGGCGGTTGACGGCGAGGGGATCAATTGCGCTGAGCTGGAAGGGCTGAGCGATTGCCGCTTGGCTTATGTCACGCCGTCTCATCAATACCCGACCGGGGTGATCATGAGTCTGGCGCGGCGTCTGGAATTGTTGGCGTGGGCCGAGCGCACTCAAGGCTGGATCGTCGAAGACGACTACGACGGCGAGTATCGCTACAGCGGCGCGCCGCTGGCACCCTTGGCGGCGCTGGATCGCCAGGGGCGCGTGTTGTACGTCGGCACGTTCGGCAAAGTGGCTTTCCCGGCATTGCGCCTCGGTTATCTGGTGTTGCCGCCGGCGCTGGTCGATGCGTTCTCGCGGCGCCGCGCCGTGGACGTGCGGCATTCGGAGGTCAGCACGCAAGCGGTGATGGCCGAGTTCATTGCCGCTGGGCACTTCCAGCGACACATTCGGCGCATGCGCCGCGCCGCGTTGAGTCGTCGCAATGCGCTGCTGGCCGGTTGGCCGAAGGATATTCCGGGCGTCGGCAGCCTGCCCAATGTCGCGGCAGGCCTGCATTTGACTGTTTCGGTGGAAAGCGTCGCTCGCGAGCGCGAACTGGTGGCGCAAGCGGCGGCGGTCGGCGTTGAGATCAATCCGTTGAGCAGTTATTGGTTGGCCGATTCCACCCTGCCAGCAGATCAGCGCGCCGGGTTGGTGCTGGGTTTCGCCGCTGTGCCGGAGGCCGATATTCACTCGGCGCTGATGCGTTTGCGGGTTGCCTGGGGTTGCGACTGA
- a CDS encoding dermonecrotic toxin domain-containing protein, with product MTSPPEHLNNAMLLQEKSALIYQTSRGPSLREVGAKLLREALHELYPNLHIDPDHTLIVTPHWEPAGESLNSFEPLIETMTTTLLAQSRSAQAANFIEGEHFLTPAPLTEYPVQLAVSIEDIANLLNNYAPLLFIEFQQQQLAYWNAPISGKPRWHELSDTLRKALNLQQIKGWTADDCEVARAVSAYPDKTERATANTAIPGIQACLIDIDYDEPDNVRHVVLSGAIVLKATHNNREILLLHSIEGGYETFASMQALGASLPTRMGMEDTGHTWQWRLFEPDGNVFDYVAWALIAGQMEAISSLQSSADATTLPISPASSGTGNFSAEEKVHFDQLEAAIPAWLANASASDLQAYGHYLSNQGRLRNASALNDIQLISEYAEQQMRNAIIADRSAHANDAAALPLEDLRIVVVSSLSVGAFTLPNPQETHVETLGQFALQNNTPYKAALKFLNNQACPAWLTVPYLVKIAQQVDVGKNYPALLKAHLIDDDTLAFDQLQRYVNLLPDLLKLKALECKLQKDGGVNATGYRYICELMDRAQGHPPQESQDIVIRPLSFVPRHRLLSTGDTVANMFIIGPRHPHNSPCLLYRPALEQPLLQFASLQNMIYAIHQPGELRDSVLAWLPTPALSFEYSQYVFPVGLPSPWLTTQTGIEMLFNLDLSGPISLGTDEIRENLLPTLFTSNANTLVEQADRQSLSNGERRWELLRDSGWAIFNIASTFLTGPVGTAAWVWQCIGQLQQGLEARERGDSLVQWTSLGDVLMTLGMILIHRASQRRNRVEVERRPGKRRSSLQQKSVPRLLAPATAATTMTFDSHLLTGQLPLEHATTLEETASVPRRAPGPLGIYLDALKVSAPDLNNADVTILKSAPPHLYQLDDKRYARVGTRWFEVMTNGDDEVEIFNRKSPMRNGPLLIHDLHGNWYVDTRLRLRGGGLKSRLKAIRLQKEQRKDALEEKIQAFKRQETAIKDEVQALQDAMLLAPVDGYEAHAKAYTDRIESVIDNYREALAQLGEWRQLGGTIGYTYDMLRLTTLLEKYLSLWFTVKGSLYSTIIAPMTGEGAINPNVPVGGDLPTIGRATEVSHAIIQRIGWAQEALDGLKVLGRASREASHTIKSLMPRYSQLDYKANLIGMAYEQCVQEQASEMMPLARAAVADIVVDASEASHELNDLLKPAQAPTPAAQRINVLSQLTDTFADALQRLEDLPEQYPAMTHPEAVARLHEQIKEFQAIAQAQLSALVPEDEWAVEQEETPAVAGPSRLQVKVTKTRPRNSPTDTELPAQTAHFKRLMPKSEQPAKPVRKDIEVIADALGLNLEVESFITRTRKDAERANRIPADMQHLFEQQALRYEDEAAAVDIASANIRSTTGQPPPVSTLSAELRSGAEQLRTAGINVRASMLKKRKPRQEYFQWLHQNTQVTVVRNELGRIRTKNRKDYFQEYRILDTTRSDQPLWVAHFHYEAADSPASQPTAAHLKIADSYLQTLEPELRQQLELIEPMDYVLRRINDPLTRSLFLDLEPIKPAATNS from the coding sequence GGGAGCCGGCCGGTGAATCGCTGAACAGCTTCGAGCCGCTGATCGAAACCATGACCACCACGTTGCTGGCGCAAAGTCGCTCGGCACAAGCGGCCAACTTCATTGAAGGCGAGCACTTCCTGACCCCCGCGCCGCTCACCGAATACCCCGTACAACTGGCGGTCAGCATCGAGGACATCGCCAACCTGCTGAATAACTACGCGCCGCTGCTGTTTATCGAATTCCAGCAGCAGCAGCTCGCTTACTGGAACGCGCCAATCAGCGGCAAACCGCGCTGGCATGAACTCAGCGACACCCTGAGAAAGGCCTTGAACCTGCAACAGATCAAAGGCTGGACCGCCGATGACTGCGAAGTCGCACGAGCCGTTTCCGCCTACCCCGACAAAACCGAGCGAGCCACGGCCAACACTGCGATCCCGGGCATTCAGGCGTGCCTGATCGACATCGATTACGACGAGCCGGACAACGTCCGCCACGTCGTACTCAGCGGCGCAATCGTGCTCAAGGCGACCCATAACAACCGCGAGATCCTGCTGCTGCACAGCATCGAGGGCGGCTACGAAACTTTCGCGTCCATGCAAGCGTTGGGCGCTTCCCTGCCGACGCGCATGGGCATGGAGGACACCGGGCATACCTGGCAATGGCGGCTGTTCGAACCGGATGGCAACGTGTTCGATTACGTCGCGTGGGCGCTGATCGCCGGGCAAATGGAGGCGATCTCTTCGCTGCAATCCTCGGCCGATGCAACCACGCTGCCCATTTCACCCGCCTCCAGCGGTACCGGGAATTTCAGCGCCGAAGAAAAGGTCCACTTCGACCAACTCGAAGCGGCGATACCCGCGTGGCTGGCCAACGCCTCCGCGTCCGACCTGCAAGCCTACGGCCATTACCTGTCCAATCAGGGCCGATTGCGCAACGCTTCCGCGCTCAACGACATCCAGTTGATCAGCGAATATGCCGAACAACAGATGCGCAACGCGATCATCGCGGACCGCAGCGCGCATGCCAATGACGCTGCTGCGCTGCCCCTTGAGGACCTGCGCATTGTTGTCGTCAGCAGTCTGAGCGTCGGCGCCTTCACCCTGCCCAACCCGCAGGAAACCCACGTCGAAACCCTCGGCCAGTTCGCCCTGCAGAACAACACGCCGTACAAAGCGGCGCTGAAATTTCTAAACAATCAGGCCTGCCCTGCCTGGCTGACGGTGCCTTACCTGGTGAAAATTGCGCAGCAGGTCGATGTCGGCAAAAACTACCCGGCGCTGCTCAAGGCTCACCTCATCGACGATGACACGCTGGCATTTGATCAACTGCAACGGTATGTCAACCTGTTGCCCGACCTGCTCAAACTCAAGGCTCTGGAATGCAAGCTGCAAAAGGACGGCGGCGTCAACGCGACGGGTTATCGCTACATCTGTGAATTGATGGACCGGGCACAGGGTCATCCGCCGCAGGAGTCGCAGGACATCGTCATCCGCCCATTGAGTTTCGTGCCGCGCCATCGTTTGTTGTCGACGGGCGATACCGTGGCGAACATGTTCATCATCGGCCCACGGCATCCGCACAACAGTCCGTGCCTGCTCTACCGTCCGGCGCTGGAACAACCGCTGCTGCAATTCGCCTCGCTGCAAAACATGATTTACGCCATCCACCAGCCTGGCGAACTGCGCGACTCGGTGCTGGCCTGGCTGCCGACCCCGGCGCTCAGTTTCGAATATTCGCAGTACGTGTTTCCGGTCGGCCTGCCGTCACCGTGGCTGACCACGCAAACCGGGATCGAGATGCTGTTCAACCTCGACTTGAGCGGGCCGATCAGCCTGGGCACCGACGAAATTCGCGAAAATCTGTTACCCACGTTGTTTACCAGCAACGCCAACACGTTGGTCGAACAAGCGGATCGGCAATCGCTGTCGAACGGCGAGCGTCGCTGGGAACTGCTGCGCGACAGTGGCTGGGCGATTTTCAATATCGCCTCGACTTTTCTGACCGGCCCGGTGGGCACCGCCGCGTGGGTCTGGCAATGCATCGGGCAATTGCAGCAAGGGCTGGAAGCACGCGAACGCGGCGACAGCCTGGTGCAATGGACGTCGCTTGGCGACGTGCTGATGACGCTGGGGATGATCCTGATCCACCGCGCCAGTCAGCGCCGCAATCGCGTCGAGGTCGAGCGCAGACCCGGCAAACGCCGCAGCTCGCTGCAGCAAAAATCGGTGCCGCGCTTGCTGGCACCGGCGACTGCCGCGACCACCATGACGTTCGACAGCCACCTGCTGACCGGCCAACTGCCGCTGGAACACGCTACCACGCTGGAAGAAACCGCCTCGGTTCCGCGCCGCGCGCCAGGTCCGCTGGGTATTTATCTGGACGCCCTGAAAGTCAGCGCGCCGGACTTGAACAATGCCGACGTGACCATCCTCAAAAGCGCTCCGCCGCACCTGTACCAGCTCGACGACAAACGTTACGCGAGGGTCGGCACACGCTGGTTCGAGGTGATGACCAATGGCGATGACGAAGTGGAAATCTTCAATCGCAAAAGCCCGATGCGTAATGGGCCGTTGTTGATCCATGACCTGCACGGCAATTGGTACGTCGACACGCGCCTGCGCCTGCGCGGCGGCGGTTTGAAAAGCCGCTTGAAAGCCATCCGCCTGCAAAAAGAGCAGCGCAAGGACGCCTTGGAGGAAAAAATCCAGGCGTTCAAACGTCAGGAAACGGCGATAAAAGATGAAGTGCAGGCATTGCAGGATGCGATGCTGCTGGCGCCCGTCGATGGCTACGAAGCGCACGCCAAGGCGTATACCGACCGCATCGAAAGCGTGATCGACAACTACCGCGAAGCGCTCGCGCAACTCGGCGAGTGGCGCCAACTGGGCGGCACAATCGGTTACACCTACGACATGCTGCGCCTGACTACCTTGCTGGAAAAATACCTGTCGCTGTGGTTCACGGTGAAGGGCTCTCTGTATTCGACGATCATTGCGCCGATGACCGGCGAAGGCGCGATCAACCCCAATGTGCCCGTGGGCGGCGACTTGCCGACGATTGGCCGGGCCACCGAGGTGTCGCACGCAATCATCCAGCGCATCGGCTGGGCGCAGGAAGCTCTGGACGGCCTGAAAGTGTTGGGCCGCGCCTCCCGCGAAGCGTCGCACACCATCAAAAGCCTGATGCCGCGCTACTCGCAACTGGATTACAAGGCCAACCTGATCGGCATGGCGTACGAGCAATGCGTGCAAGAACAGGCCAGCGAAATGATGCCGCTTGCCCGTGCGGCGGTGGCGGACATCGTGGTCGATGCCTCGGAAGCGAGTCACGAACTCAACGATCTGCTGAAACCCGCGCAGGCGCCAACGCCCGCCGCGCAACGCATCAATGTGCTGTCGCAACTGACCGATACTTTCGCCGATGCACTGCAACGGCTCGAAGACTTGCCCGAGCAATACCCTGCCATGACCCATCCCGAAGCAGTGGCGCGTTTGCATGAACAGATCAAGGAGTTCCAGGCAATTGCCCAGGCGCAGCTCTCGGCGCTTGTGCCGGAAGATGAGTGGGCCGTCGAGCAGGAAGAAACGCCCGCCGTTGCCGGGCCGTCGCGCCTGCAGGTGAAAGTCACGAAAACCCGCCCGCGCAACTCGCCAACGGACACCGAGCTGCCGGCGCAAACGGCTCATTTCAAGCGTTTGATGCCCAAGAGCGAGCAACCGGCCAAACCCGTTAGAAAGGACATAGAAGTTATTGCCGACGCGCTGGGGCTCAATCTTGAAGTCGAGAGTTTCATCACGCGCACGCGCAAGGACGCCGAACGCGCCAACCGCATCCCCGCCGACATGCAGCATCTGTTCGAGCAGCAAGCGCTCAGATATGAGGATGAAGCCGCAGCGGTCGATATCGCTTCAGCCAACATCCGCAGCACAACCGGTCAGCCGCCGCCGGTCTCGACGCTGAGTGCCGAACTGCGCAGCGGCGCCGAGCAACTGCGTACCGCCGGGATCAACGTTCGAGCGTCGATGCTGAAGAAACGCAAACCGCGTCAGGAGTATTTCCAGTGGTTGCATCAGAACACTCAAGTCACCGTCGTACGCAACGAACTGGGGCGGATCAGAACCAAAAATCGCAAAGACTATTTTCAGGAATATCGAATACTCGACACCACGCGTAGCGATCAGCCGCTATGGGTCGCGCACTTTCACTACGAGGCAGCCGACAGCCCGGCCAGCCAACCGACCGCGGCGCACCTGAAAATTGCCGACAGTTATCTGCAAACGCTGGAGCCGGAACTGCGTCAACAACTCGAATTGATTGAACCGATGGATTACGTGCTGCGCCGAATCAACGATCCGCTGACGCGCTCACTGTTTCTCGACCTCGAACCGATAAAACCGGCCGCAACAAATAGTTGA